One window of the Anopheles cruzii chromosome 2, idAnoCruzAS_RS32_06, whole genome shotgun sequence genome contains the following:
- the LOC128267899 gene encoding uncharacterized protein LOC128267899: protein MECVRSLLHYASRCFTCQEDSSAQGNEPNERTHLLADPVSNSPAVRRADTEIFTQEYPNSVPKKDEQSALEKILQETTENIIDVAALDTQKLEASEYNDRIRIYTQRLQQQWNNVNHPNQGENGSLLRDIPNPELVLASLPITTEDMNMVQSMVQKANVAVSEISVVHTENLVVPFRIP, encoded by the exons ATGGAGTGTGTCCGGTCTCTGCTGCACTATGCTTCCAGATGCTTTACTTGCCAGGAAGACTCATCAGCCCAG GGAAACGAGCCAAACGAACGCACACATTTGCTGGCAGACCCCGTGAGTAACAGTCCTGCCGTTCGTCGGGCTGACACTGAAATATTCACTCAGGAGTATCCTAACTCGGTGCCAAAGAAGGACGAACAGTCCGCACTGGAAAAAATTCTGCAAGAAACAACTGA GAACATCATCGATGTAGCTGCTTTAGATACGCAAAAGTTAGAAGCCAGTGAATACAATGATCGTATTCGGATCTACACGCAAAGATTGCAACAACAATGGAACAACGTGAACCACCCGAATCAGGGAGAAAATGGTAGCTTACTCAGAGATATACCGAATCCTGAATTGGTGCTAGCGTCGCTTCCAATAACAACGGAGGATATGAATATG GTCCAAAGTATGGTTCAAAAGGCAAATGTAGCCGTGTCGGAAATAAGCGTTGTACACACCGAAAATCTGGTGGTACCTTTCAGGATTCCATAA
- the LOC128267347 gene encoding transcriptional adapter 3-A: MADKGLVKRISLSSKNRSSFTVPGSASTVPGTSSGAVATAIGAGSKLPPAAKQMANAVSSPGSPDQAVLIPHIKTTDNLKMLPKYMATLANTTDELVSAEDLDTIQLELESLLSTVALRSRVLKAELETIDKADERRERKGKHMEKAPASPGKRRRLEEKLKLRESAGKLIGHQIKISKIKHAATIVPPSPAPSQNTDDSMDAVPFLPQNHHLQHIGSDSSKPIVPKDDTPNKFWLSVEPYCMPISHEDLKLLDDLLEEYSGPLIPPIPELGPHYSTQWAADDIREEQDCVASSATSKTKSKNLTNGDVGKKEKLMGEGITGPLTQRLVSALMEENLHPDSNSTSNENSNSSSDVTNSNNARSAVALLKNGISIERRLRKELIEQGILDADDMPKSQQDDEILSEINRVRTELVVIAEYNSNEIRKLQSMAKDEMKRIEVKRKLDRVDQELMECYQKVIAARLKRRTLTKQEKDEVVRLAEEQKRLSDQLELMPVQGPFGRN; the protein is encoded by the exons ATGGCCGACAAAGGTTTGGTGAAACGGATTTCGCTTTCGTCGAAAAACCGTTCTAGCTTTACAGTTCCTGGATCCGCTAGCACAGTTCCTGGAACATCGAGTGGTGCAGTTGCAACAGCCATCGGGGCGGGTAGTAAGCTACCACCGGCTGCCAAGCAAATGGCTAATGCAGTTTCTTCGCCCGGTTCCCCGGATCAAGCTGTACTGATTCCACACATCAAAACGACCGACAATCTGAAGATGCTGCCCAAGTATATGGCTA CGCTCGCCAATACAACCGATGAACTGGTTTCGGCGGAAGACCTGGATACAATTCAACTTGAGTTGGAGTCGCTTCTTTCAACGGTTGCCCTGCGTTCCAGGGTCTTAAAGGCGGAGCTAGAAACTATCGACAAAGCCGACGAGCGGCGCGAACGTAAAGGGAAGCACATGGAGAAGGCTCCCGCTTCCCCGGGCAAACGGAGGCGTCTGGAAGAGAAGCTAAAGCTTCGCGAAAGTGCTGGTAAACTAATCGGCCATCAGATAAAAATATCCAAAATAAAGCACGCCGCTACGATCGTACCACCCTCACCGGCACCGTCACAGAACACAGACGACAGCATGGATGCGGTTCCATTTCTACCACAAAATCATCATTTACAGCACATTGGCAGCGACAGTTCGAAGCCAATCGTCCCGAAGGACGATACACCGAACAAGTTTTGGCTCTCGGTAGAACCGTATTGTATGCCCATCTCGCATGAGGATCTGAAGCTTTTGGACGACTTGCTCGAAGAATACTCTGGACCGTTAATACCACCCATACCGGAGCTAGGACCGCATTACAGTACTCAATGGGCAGCAGATGATATAAGAGAAGAACAGGATTGCGTTGCCAGTTCCGCCACTTCTAagacgaaatcgaaaaatcttACCAATGGCGATGTAGGCAAGAAGGAAAAGTTGAT gGGTGAGGGAATCACAGGTCCGCTCACGCAACGCCTTGTTTCGGCTTTGATGGAAGAAAATTTACACCCAGACAGCAATAGTACCAGCAACgagaacagcaacagcagttcCGATGTCACCAACAGTAACAATGCGCGCAGTGCCGTGGCATTACTTAAGAACGGGATTAGTATAGAGCGGCGACTGCGCAAGGAACTGATAGAGCAGGGCATTTTGGACGCCGACGACATGCCGAAGAGCCAGCAGGATGACGAAATCTTGTCCGAGATCAATCGCGTCCGCACCGAGCTGGTTGTTATCGCGGAGTACAATTCAAACGAGATTCGGAAACTGCAATCGATGGCGAAAGACGAGATGAAACGGATCGAAGTAAAGAGAAAGCTGGATCGCGTCGATCAAGAG CTTATGGAATGCTATCAAAAAGTAATTGCAGCCCGGCTTAAAAGGCGTACATTGACTAAACAGGAAAAAGATGAAGTAGTTCGGTTGGCAGAGGAACAAAAGCGGTTGTCCGACCAACTGGAATTAATGCCTGTTCAGGGTCCGTTCGGGCGCAATTAG